One stretch of Pomacea canaliculata isolate SZHN2017 linkage group LG11, ASM307304v1, whole genome shotgun sequence DNA includes these proteins:
- the LOC112575266 gene encoding coiled-coil domain-containing protein 18-like isoform X3, with amino-acid sequence MSESDTSASAIVRQTRMDYEEMRRKLAETEKKLNKLARLESKALEEDRFLPGATASLEDLESVRSELSTVPGSYTGFASQRFPASTPSKKQKDNVKPPYENYNSDAFGDSQGQTNDVKHFRQNQCLLTEVERLAGELHFAREKELELRNKLSSQHDHVMELQDRVEELQGETEALDRALRSSEEHLTESQQQMVSLQQQLLSCQQELQDLHLEVQEEHRIRCSIEKQRDEALQNFLEVQETLEKYQRHSHDKIKSLEKSEDHLRDSLAHANEERDELLLKVDSLQSALTAHEQEIERLQALSAVEQETKHDMETQALELRQHLAKLTARLQKCEKEILEISVLRQENAVLSSEVEENCEVFNQLEDLLKQLQQMRATDQHQIPDDSGHVSFHFASASVTSGKNHSVSYSQSDTLAANTNNNGKTVEVVLNELRAMLFDMDEEIHRLRNRLLAKEEETCVIDGLKAEVSQLVKKAIHGEEQTSEMEKMIGRVEADRTWLARQLMECQEEVTKRDSQLVTLEARLSQRNAQIIELQEDLSRRCSEMTCLEKEVWKKSSHVSQMETLLEEKREEIAEYLASVTELQRKSTAQEEEVASTRQKIKTLQMELERRLAEETKSQALHMSRCQQYEDQIDVLEQDLQKRKSQYEAVNHQAHQLQQDCQEKENLIQHLEETIVETRRELETTTRRGQEVLRQLEDRLTHSSQQVTQLESALLLCRNEIQEHVQTIREMQQHFEHEVNKREQSIKHLEQQLKEAQRKASQQAEDKMHLEQELLEKNAALHHWEAHISELEQKEASLHASVSHLEQQLLQTKSRWRAESDELHHKIEAQSAELDKALSTCSGLRQTVKEIEEEDRQLSSQKSLLEKRLQEEISNSRTQVSHANRLEKNVRDLRVELEQKIEIVGQLEDQLQNKEADLQQQLHLVEELDVQQLRLQRDLKQALEKSSLLDEQVQKLQFEVKAKDQILNDTREILRKTQAELSEKTLEAKELKEAVDERQQELEGRVAMVAQLERTICETHNEMSQRMERVDSTLRKYEAEIKERTGQIADLDDKLQLAQAQQMETSLQLRQQQQVAQRQQVELQANSAKMEELEMTNQRQKQKLEEQRQENVEVTQELRLTREQLQTQHSEFLSTRRELGAVRRECERLSKELEEVMKVQRSKDQDTARLSEELGASQARTAQAEARLLAETNRLQREKQELQACHREELDALTKAHDQAQQQHASAVERTTSLSHKLTENERLYEHRLDQARSELEALQNEVTSRKELIRNANETIFMRDSEIARLKAQISRMERMLPSHAKAELASSVPVLKASYQPSSTSIASSESAFAYSKGFHNSLRQQASVNQRKEHRHPLTSTSRYEGAPPALSGAHFNNNANLNSSQNASELPMKDTWADTSENEEGYLMDPMIFSFEKLDGELGKADGDLGSNSEVDSECPRQPSGSETTTIDQVQGVCEVTGGKAMLEVKQSVKVNAGAKKKPQAVLHTDRLKGKVGNKSQSLSKRTSLGKEEKGDYFHHQFEPDTLIGTYRSPETEVKSKLEVKELQQQLEANALRQQEIERQLQSLDTTRDVPNDSSTM; translated from the exons CAAAAGGATAATGTCAAGCCGCCCTATGAAAACTACAACTCTGATGCATTTGGTGACTCTCAAGGAcaaacaaatgatgttaaacATTTTCGACAGAATCAGTGCTTGTTGACAGAAGTGGAAAGACTGGCTGGTGAACTTCATTTTGCCAGAGAGAAG GAACTAGAGCTCAGGAATAAGCTCAGCTCACAGCATGATCATGTGATGGAACTGCAGGATCGGGTGGAGGAGCTTCAGGGTGAGACAGAGGCGTTGGACAGGGCATTGAG ATCATCAGAAGAACACCTGACAGAGAGCCAACAACAGATGGTCAGTCTTCAACAGCAGTTGTTGTCGTGTCAACAAGAACTTCAAGATCTTCACCTCGAAGTACAAGAAGAGCATCGCATACGTTGCAG CAtagaaaaacagagagatgaAGCCCTGCAGAATTTTCTGGAAGTACAAGAGACTCTAGAGAAGTACCAGCGTCATAGCCATGATAAAATCAAATCA CTGGAGAAAAGTGAGGATCATCTGCGTGATAGTCTGGCCCACGCCAATGAAGAGCGCGATGAACTGTTGCTGAAGGTGGACAGCTTACAGTCTGCTCTTACTGCACACGAACAGGAAATAGA ACGGCTGCAGGCGCTCAGTGCAGTTGAACAAGAAACAAAGCATGATATGGAAACCCAAGCTTTGGAACTGCGGCAGCATCTGGCAAAGCTTACTGCACGTCTCC AGAAGTGTGAGAAGGAGATACTTGAGATCAGTGTGCTGCGGCAGGAGAATGCTGTCCTTAGTTCTGAGGTTGAAGAAAATTGTGAGGTCTTCAATCAACTGGAAGACTTATTGAAACAGCTACAGCAGATGCGAGCAACAGATCAGCAT CAGATACCAGATGACAGTGGCCATGTTAGCTTTCATTTTGCATCTGCTTCTGTCACTTCTGGCAAGAACCACAGTGTTTCTTACAGTCAGTCTGACACACTTGCagcaaacaccaacaacaatgGTAAAACAGTCGAAGTTGTCCTTAACGAGCTAAG AGCCATGTTATTTGATATGGATGAGGAGATTCATAGACTTCGAAACCGCCTACTTGCGAAGGAAGAAGAGACCTGTGTCATAGATGGTTTGAAGGCAGAAGTTTCACAATTAGTAAAGAAGGCCATTCATG GAGAAGAGCAGACCTCAGAAATGGAAAAGATGATTGGCCGGGTGGAGGCTGACAGAACATGGTTGGCGCGGCAACTAATGGAGTGCCAGGAGGAGGTGACAAAGCGTGATTCACAGTTAGTCACGCTTGAAGCACGCCTCTCACAACGCAACGCCCAGATCATTGAGCTTCAGGAGGATCTTAGCAGGCGCTGCTCAGAAATGACCTGCCTGGAAAAGGAA GTGTGGAAAAAGTCCAGTCATGTGAGTCAGATGGAGACATTACTTGAGGAAAAGCGAGAAGAGATTGCCGAGTACCTGGCCAGCGTGACCGAGCTCCAGCGCAAGTCCACAGCCCAGGAAGAAGAAGTGGCATCTACACGGCAAAAGATAAAGACCTTGCAGATGGAGTTAGAGCGACGCCTTGCAGAGGAGACAAAAAGCCAGGCATTGCACATGTCTCGGTGCCAGCAGTATGAGGACCAGATAGATGTA CTGGAGCAGGACCTACAAAAGAGGAAGTCCCAGTACGAAGCTGTAAATCATCAAGCACATCAGCTACAGCAGGACTGTCAGGAGAAGGAGAACCTGATTCAGCATCTAGAGGAAACTATTGTGGAGACCAGACGG GAGCTAGAGACGACTACAAGGCGTGGACAGGAAGTGTTACGACAGCTTGAAGACAGACTTACCCACAGCTCCCAACAGGTCACACAGCTGGAGTCAGCCCTGTTGTTGTGTCGCAACGAGATCCAGGAGCATGTCCAGACCATAAGGGAGATGCAACAACATTTTGAACATGAGGTCAACAAGCGAGAGCAGTCA ATCAAGCATTTGGAGCAGCAGCTAAAGGAGGCACAGCGTAAAGCCTCGCAACAGGCAGAGGACAAAATGCACCTTGAGCAGGAACTGCTAGAGAAAAATGCTGCCCTGCACCACTGGGAGGCCCACATATCAGAGTTGGAACAGAAAGAAGCTTCTCTGCATGCTTCA GTCAGCCACCTTGAACAGCAGCTACTGCAGACAAAAAGTCGGTGGCGGGCAGAATCGGATGAGCTTCACCACAAAATAGAAGCCCAGTCTGCGGAGCTGGACAAAGCCTTGAGTACATGCTCAGGCCTGCGGCAAACTGTTAA GGAAATAGAAGAAGAGGATCGTCAGTTATCATCACAAAAGTCATTGCTTGAGAAGAGACTGCAGGAGGAGATCAGCAACAGTCGCACTCAAGTTTCTCATGCCAATCGCCTGGAGAAAAATGTTCGAGATCTTAGAGTGGAGTTAGAGCAGAAAATTGAAATAg TTGGCCAGCTTGAGGATCAGCTGCAGAACAAAGAGGCCGACCTCCAACAGCAGCTTCATCTGGTGGAAGAACTTGATGTCCAGCAACTACGCTTACAG CGGGACCTCAAACAGGCTTTAGAGAAGAGTAGCCTTCTTGATGAGCAAGTTCAGAAGCTGCAGTTTGAGGTCAAGGCCAAAGATCAGATTTTGAATGACACCCGTGAGATCCTGAG AAAAACCCAGGCAGAGCTGAGTGAGAAGACTCTGGAGGCCAAGGAACTGAAGGAAGCAGTTGATGAGCGACAACAAGAACTGGAGGGACGCGTTGCCAtg GTTGCGCAACTGGAACGGACTATTTGCGAGACTCACAATGAGATGAGTCAGCGTATGGAGCGTGTGGATAGTACCTTACGCAAGTATGAGGCTGAGATCAAAGAACGCACAGGACag ATTGCTGATCTAGACGACAAATTACAACTGGCTCAGGCCCAGCAGATGGAGACCAGCCTACAGCTgcgccagcagcagcaggtggCCCAGCGCCAGCAGGTGGAGCTGCAGGCAAACTCAGCGAAGATGGAGGAGCTGGAAATG ACGAATCAACGCCAGAAACAGAAGCTGGAAGAGCAGAGGCAAGAAAATGTGGAGGTGACACAAGAACTACGTTTGACAAG AGAACAGCTGCAAACCCAGCACTCAGAATTCCTGTCCACGAGGCGAGAGCTAGGTGCAGTTAGGCGGGAGTGTGAGCGATTGTCAAAAGAGCTGGAGGAGGTGATGAAGGTCCAACGCAGCAAGGACCAGGACACTGCCCGCCTGTCGGAGGAGCTGGGGGCCAGCCAGGCAAGAACAGCCCAGGCAGAGGCACGTCTTCTGGCGGAAACCAATCGGCTTCAGCGAGAAAAGCAGGAATTACAGGCATGCCACAGAGAAGAG CTTGATGCCTTGACAAAAGCACATGACCAGGCACAGCAGCAACATGCGTCAGCAGTGGAAAGGACTACTAGCCTGTCACATAAGCTGACTGAAAATGAACGTTTGTATGAGCATCGGCTAGACCAGGCAAGGTCAGAGCTGGAAGCACTACAGAATGAGGTGACATCACGAAAAGAGCTCATTCGAAATGCCAACGAAACCATTTTTATGAGG GATTCAGAGATTGCCCGCTTGAAGGCCCAGATTTCGAGAATGGAGAGGATGCTTCCGAGTCATGCCAAGGCAGAGCTGGCCTCATCTGTGCCAGTCTTGAAGGCATCATACCAACCTTCATCTACATCCATTGCCTCTTCTGAATCCGCCTTTGCCTACTCCAAGGGCTTCCACAACTCACTCAGACAG CAGGCAAGTGTCAACCAGCGTAAAGAACATCGACACCCCCTCACCTCTACGTCACGGTACGAGGGTGCACCACCTGCACTTTCAGGTGCCCACTTCAACAACAATGCCAATCTTAACTCTTCACAAAATGCCAGTGAGCTGCCAATGAAAGACACTTGGGCTGACACCAGTGAGAACGAAGAAGGGTACTTAATGGACCCCATGATTTTTTCCTTCGAGAAACTGGATGGAGAATTAGGGAAAGCTGATGGTGATTTGGGTTCCAATTCTGAGGTGGACTCAGAGTGCCCCAGGCAACCCTCAGGGTCCGAGACTACCACCATAGATCAGGTGCAAGGTGTCTGTGAAGTGACAGGTGGGAAAGCTATGTTAGAGGTGAAGCAGTCGGTCAAAGTAAATGCTGGAGCGAAGAAAAAGCCTCAGGCTGTGCTACATACAGACCGATTAAAGGGGAAAGTGGGTAATAAGTCTCAGTCACTCAGCAAGAGGACTTCTCTTGGCAAAGAGGAAAAAGGAGACTACTTTCATCACCAGTTTG AGCCTGACACACTAATAGGAACTTACAGAAGTCCAGAAACAGAAGTGAAGTCTAAGTTGGA AGTCAAGGAGCTGCAACAGCAACTAGAAGCTAATGCACTGAGGCAGCAGGAGATTGAGCGTCAACTTCAATCTTTAGACACCACAAGGGATGTTCCCAATGATTCATCCACCATGTAA
- the LOC112575266 gene encoding coiled-coil domain-containing protein 18-like isoform X2, translating to MSESDTSASAIVRQTRMDYEEMRRKLAETEKKLNKLARLESKALEEDRFLPGATASLEDLESVRSELSTVPGSYTGFASQRFPASTPSKKQKDNVKPPYENYNSDAFGDSQGQTNDVKHFRQNQCLLTEVERLAGELHFAREKELELRNKLSSQHDHVMELQDRVEELQGETEALDRALRSSEEHLTESQQQMVSLQQQLLSCQQELQDLHLEVQEEHRIRCSIEKQRDEALQNFLEVQETLEKYQRHSHDKIKSLEKSEDHLRDSLAHANEERDELLLKVDSLQSALTAHEQEIERLQALSAVEQETKHDMETQALELRQHLAKLTARLQKCEKEILEISVLRQENAVLSSEVEENCEVFNQLEDLLKQLQQMRATDQHKQIPDDSGHVSFHFASASVTSGKNHSVSYSQSDTLAANTNNNGKTVEVVLNELRAMLFDMDEEIHRLRNRLLAKEEETCVIDGLKAEVSQLVKKAIHGEEQTSEMEKMIGRVEADRTWLARQLMECQEEVTKRDSQLVTLEARLSQRNAQIIELQEDLSRRCSEMTCLEKEVWKKSSHVSQMETLLEEKREEIAEYLASVTELQRKSTAQEEEVASTRQKIKTLQMELERRLAEETKSQALHMSRCQQYEDQIDVLEQDLQKRKSQYEAVNHQAHQLQQDCQEKENLIQHLEETIVETRRELETTTRRGQEVLRQLEDRLTHSSQQVTQLESALLLCRNEIQEHVQTIREMQQHFEHEVNKREQSIKHLEQQLKEAQRKASQQAEDKMHLEQELLEKNAALHHWEAHISELEQKEASLHASVSHLEQQLLQTKSRWRAESDELHHKIEAQSAELDKALSTCSGLRQTVKEIEEEDRQLSSQKSLLEKRLQEEISNSRTQVSHANRLEKNVRDLRVELEQKIEIVGQLEDQLQNKEADLQQQLHLVEELDVQQLRLQRDLKQALEKSSLLDEQVQKLQFEVKAKDQILNDTREILRKTQAELSEKTLEAKELKEAVDERQQELEGRVAMVAQLERTICETHNEMSQRMERVDSTLRKYEAEIKERTGQIADLDDKLQLAQAQQMETSLQLRQQQQVAQRQQVELQANSAKMEELEMTNQRQKQKLEEQRQENVEVTQELRLTREQLQTQHSEFLSTRRELGAVRRECERLSKELEEVMKVQRSKDQDTARLSEELGASQARTAQAEARLLAETNRLQREKQELQACHREELDALTKAHDQAQQQHASAVERTTSLSHKLTENERLYEHRLDQARSELEALQNEVTSRKELIRNANETIFMRDSEIARLKAQISRMERMLPSHAKAELASSVPVLKASYQPSSTSIASSESAFAYSKGFHNSLRQASVNQRKEHRHPLTSTSRYEGAPPALSGAHFNNNANLNSSQNASELPMKDTWADTSENEEGYLMDPMIFSFEKLDGELGKADGDLGSNSEVDSECPRQPSGSETTTIDQVQGVCEVTGGKAMLEVKQSVKVNAGAKKKPQAVLHTDRLKGKVGNKSQSLSKRTSLGKEEKGDYFHHQFEPDTLIGTYRSPETEVKSKLEVKELQQQLEANALRQQEIERQLQSLDTTRDVPNDSSTM from the exons CAAAAGGATAATGTCAAGCCGCCCTATGAAAACTACAACTCTGATGCATTTGGTGACTCTCAAGGAcaaacaaatgatgttaaacATTTTCGACAGAATCAGTGCTTGTTGACAGAAGTGGAAAGACTGGCTGGTGAACTTCATTTTGCCAGAGAGAAG GAACTAGAGCTCAGGAATAAGCTCAGCTCACAGCATGATCATGTGATGGAACTGCAGGATCGGGTGGAGGAGCTTCAGGGTGAGACAGAGGCGTTGGACAGGGCATTGAG ATCATCAGAAGAACACCTGACAGAGAGCCAACAACAGATGGTCAGTCTTCAACAGCAGTTGTTGTCGTGTCAACAAGAACTTCAAGATCTTCACCTCGAAGTACAAGAAGAGCATCGCATACGTTGCAG CAtagaaaaacagagagatgaAGCCCTGCAGAATTTTCTGGAAGTACAAGAGACTCTAGAGAAGTACCAGCGTCATAGCCATGATAAAATCAAATCA CTGGAGAAAAGTGAGGATCATCTGCGTGATAGTCTGGCCCACGCCAATGAAGAGCGCGATGAACTGTTGCTGAAGGTGGACAGCTTACAGTCTGCTCTTACTGCACACGAACAGGAAATAGA ACGGCTGCAGGCGCTCAGTGCAGTTGAACAAGAAACAAAGCATGATATGGAAACCCAAGCTTTGGAACTGCGGCAGCATCTGGCAAAGCTTACTGCACGTCTCC AGAAGTGTGAGAAGGAGATACTTGAGATCAGTGTGCTGCGGCAGGAGAATGCTGTCCTTAGTTCTGAGGTTGAAGAAAATTGTGAGGTCTTCAATCAACTGGAAGACTTATTGAAACAGCTACAGCAGATGCGAGCAACAGATCAGCAT AAGCAGATACCAGATGACAGTGGCCATGTTAGCTTTCATTTTGCATCTGCTTCTGTCACTTCTGGCAAGAACCACAGTGTTTCTTACAGTCAGTCTGACACACTTGCagcaaacaccaacaacaatgGTAAAACAGTCGAAGTTGTCCTTAACGAGCTAAG AGCCATGTTATTTGATATGGATGAGGAGATTCATAGACTTCGAAACCGCCTACTTGCGAAGGAAGAAGAGACCTGTGTCATAGATGGTTTGAAGGCAGAAGTTTCACAATTAGTAAAGAAGGCCATTCATG GAGAAGAGCAGACCTCAGAAATGGAAAAGATGATTGGCCGGGTGGAGGCTGACAGAACATGGTTGGCGCGGCAACTAATGGAGTGCCAGGAGGAGGTGACAAAGCGTGATTCACAGTTAGTCACGCTTGAAGCACGCCTCTCACAACGCAACGCCCAGATCATTGAGCTTCAGGAGGATCTTAGCAGGCGCTGCTCAGAAATGACCTGCCTGGAAAAGGAA GTGTGGAAAAAGTCCAGTCATGTGAGTCAGATGGAGACATTACTTGAGGAAAAGCGAGAAGAGATTGCCGAGTACCTGGCCAGCGTGACCGAGCTCCAGCGCAAGTCCACAGCCCAGGAAGAAGAAGTGGCATCTACACGGCAAAAGATAAAGACCTTGCAGATGGAGTTAGAGCGACGCCTTGCAGAGGAGACAAAAAGCCAGGCATTGCACATGTCTCGGTGCCAGCAGTATGAGGACCAGATAGATGTA CTGGAGCAGGACCTACAAAAGAGGAAGTCCCAGTACGAAGCTGTAAATCATCAAGCACATCAGCTACAGCAGGACTGTCAGGAGAAGGAGAACCTGATTCAGCATCTAGAGGAAACTATTGTGGAGACCAGACGG GAGCTAGAGACGACTACAAGGCGTGGACAGGAAGTGTTACGACAGCTTGAAGACAGACTTACCCACAGCTCCCAACAGGTCACACAGCTGGAGTCAGCCCTGTTGTTGTGTCGCAACGAGATCCAGGAGCATGTCCAGACCATAAGGGAGATGCAACAACATTTTGAACATGAGGTCAACAAGCGAGAGCAGTCA ATCAAGCATTTGGAGCAGCAGCTAAAGGAGGCACAGCGTAAAGCCTCGCAACAGGCAGAGGACAAAATGCACCTTGAGCAGGAACTGCTAGAGAAAAATGCTGCCCTGCACCACTGGGAGGCCCACATATCAGAGTTGGAACAGAAAGAAGCTTCTCTGCATGCTTCA GTCAGCCACCTTGAACAGCAGCTACTGCAGACAAAAAGTCGGTGGCGGGCAGAATCGGATGAGCTTCACCACAAAATAGAAGCCCAGTCTGCGGAGCTGGACAAAGCCTTGAGTACATGCTCAGGCCTGCGGCAAACTGTTAA GGAAATAGAAGAAGAGGATCGTCAGTTATCATCACAAAAGTCATTGCTTGAGAAGAGACTGCAGGAGGAGATCAGCAACAGTCGCACTCAAGTTTCTCATGCCAATCGCCTGGAGAAAAATGTTCGAGATCTTAGAGTGGAGTTAGAGCAGAAAATTGAAATAg TTGGCCAGCTTGAGGATCAGCTGCAGAACAAAGAGGCCGACCTCCAACAGCAGCTTCATCTGGTGGAAGAACTTGATGTCCAGCAACTACGCTTACAG CGGGACCTCAAACAGGCTTTAGAGAAGAGTAGCCTTCTTGATGAGCAAGTTCAGAAGCTGCAGTTTGAGGTCAAGGCCAAAGATCAGATTTTGAATGACACCCGTGAGATCCTGAG AAAAACCCAGGCAGAGCTGAGTGAGAAGACTCTGGAGGCCAAGGAACTGAAGGAAGCAGTTGATGAGCGACAACAAGAACTGGAGGGACGCGTTGCCAtg GTTGCGCAACTGGAACGGACTATTTGCGAGACTCACAATGAGATGAGTCAGCGTATGGAGCGTGTGGATAGTACCTTACGCAAGTATGAGGCTGAGATCAAAGAACGCACAGGACag ATTGCTGATCTAGACGACAAATTACAACTGGCTCAGGCCCAGCAGATGGAGACCAGCCTACAGCTgcgccagcagcagcaggtggCCCAGCGCCAGCAGGTGGAGCTGCAGGCAAACTCAGCGAAGATGGAGGAGCTGGAAATG ACGAATCAACGCCAGAAACAGAAGCTGGAAGAGCAGAGGCAAGAAAATGTGGAGGTGACACAAGAACTACGTTTGACAAG AGAACAGCTGCAAACCCAGCACTCAGAATTCCTGTCCACGAGGCGAGAGCTAGGTGCAGTTAGGCGGGAGTGTGAGCGATTGTCAAAAGAGCTGGAGGAGGTGATGAAGGTCCAACGCAGCAAGGACCAGGACACTGCCCGCCTGTCGGAGGAGCTGGGGGCCAGCCAGGCAAGAACAGCCCAGGCAGAGGCACGTCTTCTGGCGGAAACCAATCGGCTTCAGCGAGAAAAGCAGGAATTACAGGCATGCCACAGAGAAGAG CTTGATGCCTTGACAAAAGCACATGACCAGGCACAGCAGCAACATGCGTCAGCAGTGGAAAGGACTACTAGCCTGTCACATAAGCTGACTGAAAATGAACGTTTGTATGAGCATCGGCTAGACCAGGCAAGGTCAGAGCTGGAAGCACTACAGAATGAGGTGACATCACGAAAAGAGCTCATTCGAAATGCCAACGAAACCATTTTTATGAGG GATTCAGAGATTGCCCGCTTGAAGGCCCAGATTTCGAGAATGGAGAGGATGCTTCCGAGTCATGCCAAGGCAGAGCTGGCCTCATCTGTGCCAGTCTTGAAGGCATCATACCAACCTTCATCTACATCCATTGCCTCTTCTGAATCCGCCTTTGCCTACTCCAAGGGCTTCCACAACTCACTCAGACAG GCAAGTGTCAACCAGCGTAAAGAACATCGACACCCCCTCACCTCTACGTCACGGTACGAGGGTGCACCACCTGCACTTTCAGGTGCCCACTTCAACAACAATGCCAATCTTAACTCTTCACAAAATGCCAGTGAGCTGCCAATGAAAGACACTTGGGCTGACACCAGTGAGAACGAAGAAGGGTACTTAATGGACCCCATGATTTTTTCCTTCGAGAAACTGGATGGAGAATTAGGGAAAGCTGATGGTGATTTGGGTTCCAATTCTGAGGTGGACTCAGAGTGCCCCAGGCAACCCTCAGGGTCCGAGACTACCACCATAGATCAGGTGCAAGGTGTCTGTGAAGTGACAGGTGGGAAAGCTATGTTAGAGGTGAAGCAGTCGGTCAAAGTAAATGCTGGAGCGAAGAAAAAGCCTCAGGCTGTGCTACATACAGACCGATTAAAGGGGAAAGTGGGTAATAAGTCTCAGTCACTCAGCAAGAGGACTTCTCTTGGCAAAGAGGAAAAAGGAGACTACTTTCATCACCAGTTTG AGCCTGACACACTAATAGGAACTTACAGAAGTCCAGAAACAGAAGTGAAGTCTAAGTTGGA AGTCAAGGAGCTGCAACAGCAACTAGAAGCTAATGCACTGAGGCAGCAGGAGATTGAGCGTCAACTTCAATCTTTAGACACCACAAGGGATGTTCCCAATGATTCATCCACCATGTAA